In Leifsonia sp. ZF2019, a genomic segment contains:
- a CDS encoding Gfo/Idh/MocA family protein, producing MDHTPVAGRPVRIAVIGAGNRGQSYAKWVHANPDRARIVAVADPRPFQRGVIAAGDPDVRHFEDWRELVAEPERIADMVIVSTQDRQHVEPAVACAERGYAILMEKPLAPTEEESRRIVAAIESAGVLFGVCHVMRYMPYTDLVKSVVDSGVLGDIVNVQHLEPVGWWHMAHSYVRGPWRREDLAAPMLLAKSSHDLDWIRYVTGKRIATVASFGSRHHFRHENKPALAADRCLDCPLQETCPYAAQKLYLPVVRDEGAVWPVTVITDDATEEGVIEALRTGPYGVCVYGADNTVVDNQVVALQFEDGAAGTFTMTAFSEQEHRKTQLFGSHGMLDGDGERVRVTDFRTGESTVHETGPTGAANAGGDHGGGDGGVMSAFVAAVAAGDPGLIRSGPRESLDSHLAVFAAERSRHGGTVEAVPRF from the coding sequence ATGGACCACACCCCCGTAGCCGGCCGCCCGGTCCGCATCGCCGTCATCGGCGCGGGCAACCGCGGCCAGTCGTACGCGAAGTGGGTCCACGCCAATCCCGATCGGGCGCGCATCGTCGCGGTCGCCGACCCGCGTCCGTTCCAGCGCGGCGTCATCGCGGCCGGCGACCCGGACGTGCGCCACTTCGAGGATTGGCGCGAGCTGGTCGCCGAGCCCGAGCGCATCGCCGACATGGTCATCGTCTCCACGCAGGACCGGCAGCACGTCGAGCCGGCCGTCGCGTGCGCCGAGCGCGGCTACGCCATCCTGATGGAGAAGCCGCTGGCGCCCACCGAGGAGGAGTCGCGGCGCATCGTCGCGGCGATCGAGTCGGCCGGGGTGCTGTTCGGGGTCTGCCACGTCATGCGGTACATGCCGTACACCGACCTCGTGAAGAGCGTCGTCGACTCCGGCGTGCTGGGAGACATCGTCAACGTGCAGCACCTCGAGCCCGTCGGGTGGTGGCACATGGCGCACTCGTACGTGCGCGGCCCCTGGCGCCGTGAGGACCTCGCCGCGCCGATGCTGCTTGCCAAATCCAGCCACGATCTCGACTGGATCCGCTATGTGACGGGCAAGCGCATCGCGACGGTCGCGAGCTTCGGGTCGCGGCATCACTTCCGGCACGAGAACAAGCCGGCGCTGGCCGCCGACCGCTGCCTCGACTGCCCGCTGCAGGAGACGTGCCCGTACGCGGCGCAGAAGCTCTACCTGCCGGTCGTCCGCGACGAGGGTGCGGTGTGGCCGGTCACGGTCATCACCGACGACGCCACGGAGGAGGGCGTGATCGAGGCGCTCCGCACCGGCCCGTACGGGGTGTGCGTCTACGGAGCCGACAACACCGTCGTCGACAACCAGGTCGTCGCCCTGCAGTTCGAGGACGGCGCGGCCGGCACCTTCACGATGACGGCCTTCAGCGAGCAGGAGCACCGCAAGACGCAGCTCTTCGGCTCGCACGGCATGCTCGACGGCGACGGCGAGCGCGTGCGGGTCACCGACTTCCGCACCGGGGAGTCCACGGTCCACGAGACCGGGCCGACCGGGGCGGCGAACGCCGGAGGCGACCACGGCGGCGGGGACGGCGGCGTGATGAGCGCCTTCGTCGCGGCCGTCGCCGCCGGCGACCCGGGCCTCATCCGGTCCGGTCCGCGCGAGTCCCTCGACAGCCATCTGGCGGTGTTCGCGGCCG